The genome window AGACACTATTGATATCATCTTTACAAATGAAATGGAGTTTGTGCCCTCCTGTGGGGTAGTGGTAAAGAAACTATGGTACATCTGGATGGTAGAATATGCTGCAACCATTACAAAGATtgaggagataaaaaaaaaaagattgaggagATAAGTATGCGTGGATGATGAGGGTAATTAATGTCAGTAGCAAACTGCGAggtaaatcaaaataaaattggttATGGTACTGTGCGCACAAATCCCCAGcatggaggatccctgggtggcgcagcggtttggcgcctgcctttggcccagggcgcgatcctggagacccgggatcgaatcccacgtcgggttcccggtgcatggagcctgcttcttcctctgcctatgtctctgcctctctctctctgtgtgtgactatcataaataaattaaaaacaaacaaacaaatccccagcatgtgagagtgtgtgtgctaATATATATGTTCGCCTAAAATAAAAGGGGCAGGAGTGCCATCTGCCAGGGTGCTGGCCCCATTTCGCCGTCAGGGATGGGAGACTAGGGTTGTGTGTTTTCTACAACAAACACAGATTTCTGTCTCTgatagtaatgattttttttttttttttaagccactctagAGGCCAGATTGTAGAAAGCAGTGTGTGTTCGTTCTCGGCTTGCCTGCCCTCAGCCTGAGGGTCCCTCCTTCAACCTTGagctcttctcctctccctcctgggagAAGTTAGCCACTCCTGGCCCGGCTCCCTCAGCCTCCActgaagcaaaaataatttattgaacaaAGTTTTATTGCATCAATTTTCTGTTTGTTACTTAATGGATGCAGAGTGTTTGAAGGCAAAGGAAGTCTTGAAATTCGAGAGGCAGTTGTACAACATTATGAATTCACTAAATACCACCAAATCATATGTCCCAAAACAGTTAAttgtatgttatgtgaatttcgcCTTGATTAAAAAACTTCTCTTCCCACTTGTGACGAAACCTAAAATCTTGGGAAGCTAGTAGAGTATTTGGATATCTGTGACACAGGaaccctttccttccttttttcttctgttgcccTCTGGTGATTGGTATAGTGTCCGTTTGAGGCTTTGCTTTCCTTGTTTCACCTTTGTGTTGCTACATTTGTAGTTCCAGTCTCTCACCTTCCTTTCTGGGTTCTTACTCACGTTCTAGCCCATTTCACTGGAAAGCCTCACCTGCCAGACTCCTTCCTGCTGATTCTCCTGCAACTTCTTCTTTCCGACTTGCTGTAGCTGTAATGGTTGAAGCCAAATGAGGGGAGCCCTGGTTTCTGACCCAGAGCCatacacaaaatataattttgtcacCAACCTCAGATTATACTGGGGATGTTTTTAGGGGGAAGAGCATGCTTTCACGTTGATGGGAACTGTTGAGCTCTTGTCAAAGCCAGCCACAGGCTTTGTGGACAAAAGCCATAGGGGCACTGCCCTCCACGGTCTCTTTAACACCGAGTGTTGCTCCTCCTGCAAGGTGCTATGGCCTAACAGAAGTGGGAAACATCTGGATTGCAGAGCAGAAGACAATGTATAGCAACATGAACAGAAGTACTAAAGAATATAGACAATATGATTCCAGTTTTATAAATACTTGTAAGTAATATGTGCAGATGTCCAAAATAAAAACGCCTTTATTTACACTATATATGCATAGAGAACATACCAGGGCCATGCATCAGGTGACTAACAGCTGTTATCCTGCAAGATGGAATGTTAAATACACTCTTTTTGGTACGAATGTTAGCTTATCTACTTCTACTTAAGGGGAAAGTGGATTATGGTGTGAGAAGTTTGAATGAATTCAGGGGAGAGAAAGTTCCCTTTTGAATTCAGTTAATGGAgattgtgatttttaaagttaGATATAATTCAGAGGATAGTTTATTCGTAAGAGACTGTAAAATCAGTTCTAAAAATACTTACTCCTACTAATACTCTTAATATGATGGAATTCTGTAATGTCAGATATTCATTGACAAAGACCTATACTGTTAAAAGCCGTGCAAACCAAATGGttggaaataatacaaatgaCTCCTGTTCAGAAAGCAACATTAGCACAGATTGAGCAAAATTAGTGCAAAAACTGGGCAGATTTTGTGATTCAGGCAACCAGGAAGTGTATTTTcagaatatatacaaaagaataaatacttgACAATTTACAAAGGATAAGAAGACATCATCTGAGTTCAGAAGACCCATGAGCTTGTCTCAGCCTTTGACAAGATTCTAGAGTGGACCCTGAAGGCATTAGAGTAGGAAAGCTCCCCTTTAACAAAACAGTTCAACTCTGAGGGACAGGTGGCCAGTGGGGCAGGTCTGGGCTTAACAGCCTAGTGGTAGTGAATCTCGAGCTTTGTTAACTTGCTAGGTGAGGCGTAGGGAAAGGATGCTGCTGAGGAGTCCTCACCAAAGTGGACCGAAGTGGGTGCAATGTACAGGGCCTTTATTCTATCTGACTCTTAAAGAAGGGACAGTGTGTTCATTAGATCTAAACCAGGATCCTCCGTTTGCATCAAGTCAGCCATGAGTCCTGCATGTGGTGTCAGACAGTTAGCTGTGCACACACTATAGGGGCATGCCATGTGGCAGTAATCCGTATCAGGGAGTGGGAGGATGGGCCTGACTTCCTCTAGCTGCCAGAGTGCTATGTGGTGTCCTTATGCATCACAGAGAAAGAGTCACAGTGGTGACCCAAACTGACTTCTGTGGGATAATTGAAGGAATTGGTCTTCACTCGAGGAAGGGAAGACATGAAATGCAATGGAGTCTTGAGATTCTTGAAGGATTGCCTTGGGAAGAAAGATTAGGTTTGGCCACAGGGTTAGGACATGTGGGTAAAAGGTCCCAGGTGGTTTGGTGCCATGTGTGGAGGGGCTTCTTAGTCTCAGTTGCCACAGAATGGCTTTGTGCCTTGCAAAGCTGGTATCAAGAACTGTGGAGGATCTCAAGTTGTTACCCTCCTTGCAAGCTAACAAGGTAGCCTACCACAGCTTAGGGTGTCACCAGGAGACACAGACTTCTCATACAGAGACGGAGTTAATGACTCATGGCACAGCAGGCAGCGTGAGCCTCAGCACATTCTCTATCAATTCCCCTGGCCTGCAGGTCCCCCAGAAGTGATGAGAATGGGCCCAGATGGATGCCTGCAAATGCAGTGAATTGTGTTACAGGAGAGGAAGTCTGAGTTTAGGTTCTTCAGGTGATTGCTCAACTTCAACCTCACTTGTCTCATTTCCAGATGTGGGTGATGACAGCATCTGCCTGAGGTTACTGTTGGGGAAGGTAAATTGGAGATAAGACAGAAAAGCAGCTAGCATGTACTAAGTCCTTGGTAAAGAGTGGTCAAATCTTTACATGCATATATATCATGACTAGAAGCAAATGCAGAAAAGTGGATTCTTAGCACAAGAGCAGTaccaaagttatttttctttttccatttctcttcatccatactgtttataaaataaacagtaaatactttaaaatcagCCACTTATATACAGAGAGAGTGGATATATGTTGGCCTAATCACCTATAGTGTcttcaagagagagaaaaagaaatgttcaagtCTGTGCACTAAATTGAGAGTGTAAAATTAtcagaagaaattaattttacatCTAAAAACATtccttaggggatccctgggtggcgcagcggtttagcgcctgcctttggcccagggtgcgatcctggagacccaggatcgaatcccacgtcgggctcccggtgcatggagcctgcttctccctctgcctgtgtctctgcctctctctctctctgtgactaccataaataaataaaaattaaaaaaaaaattaaaaacattccttagaaaaaataaaaataaaaacattccttgggacgcctggtggcttagtggttgagcatctgcctttggctcaggatgtgatcctggagtcctggaagcaagtcccacatcaggatccttgtatggagcctgcttctccctctgcctgtgtctttgtctctgtctgtctgtctctctgtctctctctctgtctctcatgaataaataaataaaatctttttaaaaattaaaaaaaaaacattccttgAGGGGATGTTTTTCCtcattcctgggtggctcagtggttgagcatctgcctttgctcagggaatgatcccaaggtccagggatcgagttccacatcgggctccctgcaaggagcctgcttctccctttacctgtatctctgccattctctctctgtgtgtctcatgaataaataaataaaatatttatttatttatttagaatttttatttaatttatttttttaagaaaaaaatttaagattttatttatttattcataagagacacagagacagagagagagacagagacacaggtagagagagaagcaggctccattcagggagcctgatgcgggactcgatcctgggtctccaggatcatgccctgggctgaaggcggcgctaaaccactgaaccacctgggctgcccataaaacctttaaaaataaataaataaataaataaataaataaataaataaataaatcaatcatcCTTTGCCATAATCAAATGAGCTAAAGGGAATGCAAGGCATCCATAAAGGTgggaataacagaaaaatattggTCAAAGTCATTCGTAAAGATAAAAATGCTGGAATCTTTGGTTAACTTGGTAATGAAATGGTGTTACAGCTTGAGGCAAATTCCTGGATAGTTGTGTAatatttttctacaaaaaaaaaaaaaaaaaacgtgttttCTCATTAAGGTCCCTTATAGTTTCTGGGCTGCCTTCCATAGAGTAAGTTTAGCTCTGAAATGCCAAGAATTCTCATGTGGTGCTGTCGGGCTTTTATCCAGAACGTATatcctttgttttaatttttgcgTACCTTCTTCAGCAAAAATCACTGGGACAAGTGGACAGTCTGTGATTGGCACACACACAAGTCACTCCTTTGGTCATTCCCAGAGCCCCAGACAAGaacggaggctcagagaagttaaggtGAGCTTAGTCATGTTTCCCGGGTGGCAGTGAGAGGTATAGCCTGTCCTGCTTTCCTTGAGGTTTTGCCCAGGTGCCAGGCACGTTGGACATCTCTCTAACCTCATCATCAGTGCAGATTGCAGTTATACTTCCATTTTATGATGTTCGGGAACATCCCAGGCTCACCCAGCAAGCAGGAGGTAGAGCCGAGATTAGTACTGCTAACTGGAACTGACTCATTGTTGTCTCCCAGTTCCTAGTGCAGGGCCCAGCACCAGGTGAGGCACAGGGGTGGTTGATCAGTCTGGGgcagtgaatgaataaatctggCAGATAAGACCAGCCAAACAAAAGTTATATAGGAAAGCTCTTTTTATATGGCTTAAAGTGGTATAAGTGAACATGATTTTTACTCAGAAAATTTAAAGCTCTCTTaaaaaccaaagggaaaaaaatgccacaaaaaacccttaaaaaccaaaatcagggatccctgggtggcgcagcggtttagcgcctgcctttggcccagggcgcgatcctggagacacgggatcgaatcccaagtggggctcccggtgcatggagcctgcttttccctctgcctatgtctctgcctctctctctctctctctctctctctctgtgactatcataaataagtaaaaataaaaaaaaataaccaaaatcgAAACCAAAAGCAATCTTCTCTGAGTTCCCCCATTTATAATTTGTACAAATTTGTACATTTGTAACAGTAAATAGAGGTGTCCTTGGTCATGAGTGACTCCTGGTGGGCAGACAGGACAAGGCCAGAGAAAGGACTGTTGCCACTTTAACTTCTCGACAGTATTCTAGAGAATTCTGTGTTCCTGAAGAAGGGATTAGGAAATGTTTTGTTGGGATAACAATGATTTTCcagttctgttttcttctgacCTTGTGCAGGTCTGACTCCTCACACAGGCACCTAGCCTGTACTGTTTGCTGACATCTCCACCTTCTTCCAGACCCTGAGTCTCCAACTTCCTCACAAGCTTCCCCACAGATTATTCTTCTGACAGTGTATCCCATTGCTCAGAAGAGAGTTCAGAGCCCTAAACACAGACCTACCCTTTCCTCAGGAAGACCCCGTGCAGTCCCTCAGCCACACTGGCGGCTCCCAGTCTCTTGTCTTGCCCCAGACCTCCTCTTCCAAGCCCCACCATTCTAGTCCTTAGTCCCTCTACCTGGAAAGGTCTCCTTCACCCCTCAGCCTTTCCTAAttttacctgtccctgaagccccCTGTACCATGCCTTCCTTCTTTGGGCAGGATTATAACTTGGGGCAGTGTGGAGTGGTGCATGCCAACCTTCTTCCCCAGCAGAGGAACTGTTTGCTGGAGGATGCCCAGCTGGTCTGGGGTTTAAAGAGGAAAGGCTGTGGTGTGGGGGCTGCCACCAGCATTCCTGGGCACTCTGAGAAGCTTAGCTTTCTTTGGGTTGGGTGTGACATGACAGGAGAACCAGAGTTGAAGGGTTTGCTCAACTTCCTGAAGATGGAGGGTGGAGAGAGgctaggtctctctctctctctctctctctctctcttttttttgttaagattttttagTTAATGagagactcacacacacagaggcagagacacaggcagagggagaagcaggctccctgcatgggactcgatcccgggtctccaggattaggccctgggctgaaggcagtgctaaactgctgagccacccaggccaacCAGAGGCTGGGGCTCTTTATCTTCAGTCATCTCTCAGAGGTGTCTGGGCCCATCAGGGTATCCAGACCCTGAGGTTTAGATCTTTGAGGCATTCTAGGAACAAGAAGATAGGGCACGGTTCTGGCCCTGTCTGGTTACAAGCTGGGGGCAACCTTGGCTCCCCAGAGTCTAGCCATCCAGCTGGATATTGGCTTTACTTTGAGGAGACCAAGCTGACCAGAATTTGGAGCCCTGGCCACCTGTTTGGCCTGTCACCACTCAGTGTGGTCTTGGTTGAGTTGTTATTTACCCCTGGTGTgactcttcatattttctttttctttttaatttttaaagatttattttttaatttaaggtttttattattattatatttttagggagggagagggagagagaatcttcagcagactctgtgctaagcatggagcctgacagaggacttgatctcacaaccctgagatcatgacttgagctgaaaccaagagttggacacttaaccaactgtaccacccaggcaccccaactcttTTTTACAAAGtacctatctgataaagggctgttatccaaaaatacacaaaaaattcttaaaactcaataataataaaagagtctGATTATAAAATGGGCGAAGGGGGGcatctgggtaactcagtcagttgggtgtctgcctttggcttaggtcatggtcccagagacCTGTGATtgagcccaagtcaggctccctccttagcggagactctgcttctcctcccgccccccgccccacagctcatgttctttttctctctcaaataaataaaatctttttaaaaaatgataaaacactgTCAATAAATGCTAGGGAGGATGTCTCTTGGTGAGGAACTCTTAATTTGATGgtggtgggaatgaaaaatagtgaagccactttggaagacagttagtgatttttttttttttaacaaaactaaacataccctTAACCTACAATCCAGAAATCATGCTCATTGGTATTTTTACAAAGGAGTTGGGAAGGTGTGTCCACACACAAACCTGCATACGGATGTGTAAggtagctttattcatagttgtcaaacttggaagaaaccaagatgtccttcagtggatgaatggataaataagtggtGCTAAATCCAAACAATGAAATATTCAGTGCTAAGAAGAAACGAGCTATTGTGCCATGAAAAAACTTGGCAGAACCTTAAATGcatgttactaagtgaaagaagtcatcTGAAAAGGCTTTATATActgtaggattctttttttttttttttttttaattttttatttatttatgatagtcacagagagagagagaggcagagacacaggcagagggagaagcaggctccatgcaccaggagcccgacgtgggattcgatcccgggtctccaggatcgcgccctgggccaaaggcaggcaccaaaccgctgcgccacccagggatccctactgtaGGATTCTAATTCTAACGTATGATACAGTGAAACCATAAAATGCATgataccaagagtgaaccctactGTAACTGGACTGTGAGTGATAATGAGGTGTCAGTATAGGTTCATAGATTGTAACAAACATATCACTCTGgggggatgttgatagtgggggagGCTATGTGTGGAGGAAGGGACATGCAGGAACTCAGCAGCTTTCCCCTGCTATCCAAAAGTAGAGCATTCTGGGGCACTGACTGGGTCATTCAGTGGAGcctgtgactcctgatctcaggattatgagtttgagccccacattgggtgagggtattacttaagaataaaatcttaaaaaccacaCAAACAAAAGGGGGAGTGTTCCCAGGAAGCCTTCTGTAAGCTAAAATGGTGTAAAGCAAAGAAGCAGTTACCAATTATATGGAGAAAATGTTTAGTGTCCCCAGACCCCAAAAATAGTATCTCTTAGGCTTGtctgatactttatttttttttatattttatttatttattcatgagagacatacagaggagaggcacaaacacaggcagaaagagaaacaggctccatgcagggagcccgatgtgggactctatccaggaccccaggatcacaccctgagccaaaggcaggtgcttaactgctgagccacccaggcgtccctttgtCTGATACTTTAGGACGCATCTTGctaacagatacacaaaataaatcaagataggggtgcctgggtggctcagtcagttaagtgtctgccttcagcttgggtcatgatcccaggtcctaggattgagccttgTGTTAGGCTcgctgctcagcggagagcctgcttctcccttttcctctgctgctccccctgcttgtgtgctctcttgctctctctctgtgtgtcaaataaatgaaatcttaaaaaaaaaaaaaaaaaaagaaaggcagcttgggcagttcagtggtttagtgccgccttcagcccacagtgtgatcctggagacccgggatcgagtcccacatcagactccctacatggagtctgcttttcctctgcctttgtctctgcgcctctctctctctctctctcccctgtgtgtctctcatgaataaatgaataaaatctttaaaaaaatgaatcaagataaagcacagatgctcacaggtACAGTTTCAAGCTCCAGTGGCTTGAGGCTGAGATGCTGGGTGTAATTCCCAGGAATGGCGCTGGGCGGTGCCTCTGTAAAGGATTGCAGCAAAACACTGCgtactattttcacttttttgccttttttggtaAAAGCGAAAaccctcttcagatttctttctgttGGCTAGtaaaacaggtactaatgtaggtctttcatgAAACTGAAGTGGTGTCACTCGAACTTTTGAAAAGTGAGGGATACTATTCTTCCCTCTTGGTGTTGCCATAAACCTAAAACTATGCAAACAAAATCTATTAAGGATACAATGAGAAAGAGACCACAACACCAATCTCAGATCTTTCTGGAACTTAGTAGACATCTTACTGTAGAAATACTGATCAATTGTTGGCTGCCCTGAAGGTGACATGGCTTCAATTGGTATACCACTTGAAATAAATTAAGTTTTCAAGTAAATAGAGCAGTCCTGTTTCAGTGACAGGTTTTTGAGCTGTAGCGTGTTCATTTTGATCTTTTCTTGTTCCCTGCAGGACAACCCTCCATATGATAAGGGGGCCTTCAGAATCGAAATCAACTTTCCAGCAGAGTACCCATTCAAACCACCGAAGAtcacatttaaaacaaagatctATCATCCAAACATTGATGAAAAGGGGCAGGTCTGTCTGCCAGTAATTAGTGCTGAAAACTGGAAGCCAGCAACCAAAACCGACCAAGGTAAGGCATGCTGCTTGTGTCTTCCTCGGGTGGCGCTGCCATGGGTCAAGGGCTCCTTAGTCCATTCTAATGCCATATCTCACAGAGTCCAGAGAAATCTTACCTGACAAACTCCAGTGTACGCAAAAGTGCTGCTGAGGTCCCATCATTCCTCATGGGCAGGGCACATCTCAGTTAAACCGTTGACCTGCATAGGTACTGGAGGAGGCCCTCCTGTGCTCACAGACCAGTGGGGACACATGTAGAGAGACTAGCCCACCATTGGCTCCCTGTGCGGTGAGGGGGTGCAGGCACTGTCCCTGCAAGTTTTCATGAACGGTTGCAGGGCTGCCCTGAGTGAGAAAGGGCAAGTGGTGACCTTACACAGCAGTTAACACATGAACTCAGACTTGAAGAAGTTGGGGAGGTTGGAGAGGTCCTGCCAGACTAAAAGAAAGAT of Canis lupus baileyi chromosome 27, mCanLup2.hap1, whole genome shotgun sequence contains these proteins:
- the UBE2L3 gene encoding ubiquitin-conjugating enzyme E2 L3 isoform X6, whose product is MAASRRLMKDNPPYDKGAFRIEINFPAEYPFKPPKITFKTKIYHPNIDEKGQVCLPVISAENWKPATKTDQVIQSLIALVNDPQPEHPLRADLAEEYSKDRKKFCKNAEEFTKKYGEKRPVD
- the UBE2L3 gene encoding ubiquitin-conjugating enzyme E2 L3 isoform X1, coding for MYSNMNRSTKEYRQYDSSFINTSKITGTSGQSVIGTHTSHSFGHSQSPRQERRLREVKDNPPYDKGAFRIEINFPAEYPFKPPKITFKTKIYHPNIDEKGQVCLPVISAENWKPATKTDQVIQSLIALVNDPQPEHPLRADLAEEYSKDRKKFCKNAEEFTKKYGEKRPVD